CCTCGGGCAGGATGTGGCTGCTGAGAAGCACCGTCCGCTGGCCGCGGAAGCTCCTGATGAGCTCGCGGATGCCGACGATCTGGTGGGGGTCCAGGCCGCTGGTGGGCTCGTCGAGGATGAGCACCGCCGGATCGCCGACGAGGGCCTGGGCCAGGCCGACCCGCTTGCGGTAGCCGTGGCTCAGGGCGCCCACGAGCTTGCCCCGCACGTCGCCCAGGCCGCAGCGTTCGACCAGGTCGGCCAGGTGCCGGGCCTTGTCGGTCGCCGCCACGCCCTTGATCTCGGCCACGAAGTCGAGGTAGGCGGCCACGGTGCCGTCGGTGTAGAGCGCCACGTGCTCGGGCATAAAGCCCACGTGGCGCCGCGCCGCCAGGGCGTCGGCCACCACGTCGTGGCCGGCGATGCGGGCCGTGCCGGCGGTGGGCGCGAGCCCGCCGGTGAGGATCTTCATGGTCGTCGACTTGCCCGCCCCGTTGGGACCGAGGAAACCGACGACTTCGCCCCGCGCGATCTCGAAGGAGAGATCCTGCAGGGCGACGGTCGTCCCGTAGTGGCGTGTCAATCCGTTGACTGTGATCATCGGCGTCGAGTCTCCGCTCCGCGCAGATGGGGTGCCTAGGGCGCGGTCCAGCGCAGCAGCGCCGAACCCCAGGTGAAGCCGGCGCCGAAGGCGCACAGCACGACCAGGTCGCCCTCCTTCAGCCGTCCGTCCTCGTAGGCGACCCGCAGGGCCGACGGGATGCTCGCCGCCGTGGTGTTGCCGAAGCGGTCGATGGTGATGGCCACCTGGTCGTCGCGCAGGCCGACGCGCGCCTGGGCCGCCTCGATGATGCGGATGTTCGCCTGGTGCGGCACGAAGAGCGCCACGTCGTCGCCCGTGAAGCCGTTGCGCTCGACGATCTCCGCCGTGGCGCCGGCCATGCCCTTGACCGCGTACTTGTAGACGTCGCGGCCCTCCTGGTAGACGTAGTGCATGCGGTCGGCGAGGGTCTGGCTCGACGGCGGGTTGAGGCTGCCGCCGCCCTTCTGGTGCAGGTGCTTCACGCCGACGCCGTCGACGTGGT
The sequence above is drawn from the bacterium genome and encodes:
- a CDS encoding ATP-binding cassette domain-containing protein: MITVNGLTRHYGTTVALQDLSFEIARGEVVGFLGPNGAGKSTTMKILTGGLAPTAGTARIAGHDVVADALAARRHVGFMPEHVALYTDGTVAAYLDFVAEIKGVAATDKARHLADLVERCGLGDVRGKLVGALSHGYRKRVGLAQALVGDPAVLILDEPTSGLDPHQIVGIRELIRSFRGQRTVLLSSHILPEVSAICARVLILDKGRLVGEQTADGLAGADPLAVGLASHTVVLNWDGQRAEVAASLARVAGVDEVTVTATGAEVVIGGNPVEIRPKLVESVLAAGGLLQNIQDKGPSLEDLFLKLTGAVPDAPPPSGDDAGEDRP